The DNA window AGGATCCTCGCGGCGGCCGCCGTGAAGTCCTCCCCGGTCACCCCCCCGAGGTTCCGTTCAAACTCCCGGTACTCGTCCAACCCCTTCCCGGCCATGAAGTGACGTACCATTTCGAGAATCCGGGCATGGCGCTCCTGCCGGCGGATCCGGTGCATTCCTGCGGCCGCCGCCTGGGCGGCCCGGAAGTCGTGCGAGGCCGGGGGGCGCCGGCCGACCGCGTCCAGTTCCGCCCTCATCGCCTCGAGCGCGCCCTCCCCCCCCTCATCCCCCGTCAGGGCGACGGCGGCCACACTCCCCCCCAGCAGGCGCGGCCGGAGGACGAAATCGGCATGCCAGGCCACCCCCAGGCGGTCGCGCAACTGCTGCGCCAGCCGCCCCATTCCCCCGAGGTATCCCTCGAGCACGCGCAGGGCGTACAGGTCCTCATCCTCCTCGGGAGGCGCCGGGTAGCCGACAATCAGCATCCTCCCGGGCCGGGCCCCGCCCGCTTCGAGGACGCTCCCCTTTTCCAGGGGCTCGACGAATTCCCCCTTGCGCTCTTCCCCCAGCATGCGGGAGCCGCTGAAATCCTTCACGAAGCGGGCGGCCAGGGCGGTTCCGGTCGTGTCCCCGACGGCGGCTACGACCGGCTTGCGGCGGCGCATCGTTTCCCGGTGCCAGAGCTCGAGATCCTCCGCCGTCAGGGCGGGCAGGGCCGAGGCCTCCTCCCCTCCGGTCAGGGCGTAGGCGGAATCGCGGAAGAGAACGCCCTCCATCCCCCGCATTCCGGCATCCAGGGAGTCCTTCCGCCCCGCGAGTTCGGCCGACCGCACCCGTTTTTTCCATGCGACCGCCTCCGGAACAAACTCGGGGTCGCGGATCGCCCGGGAAAGCGGCTCCAGGGCGGCCTCGAAATTGGCGGAGGGGACGGAGAGGAAGACCCCGAAAAAATCATCGCCGGCCACGCTCTCGACCGCTCCCCCCAGGATCTCCACCTGCCGCAGGGCGGCGGGGGGCATCATCGCTTCCAGCATCAGGGCCGTGATCCCGGCGTTCTCCGCGGTCTCCGCCCGTCTCCCCCCCGGGTAGAACAGGCCCAGGTCGATGACGGGGGTCGAGTGGTCCTCCTGGATGTACAGTTCCGGGCCGCGCAGGATCGAGGCCGTCCGCAGCGGGTACTGCACTTCGCTCGGCTCGAACCTCCCCCTCTCCTCCGGGAGGACCGGGGCATAGACCACTTCCTTCTCCCGCTTCCGCTCGGCTTCCTCCAGCGCCGCCGGAAGCAGTCCCTCCAGCGTCTTCTTCACCACGGCCGCCGTGACCGACCGCGCACCGGCCGATCCCGGAAGACACTCCACCAGAACGCCGTTGTCCAGGCCGAGGTAGCGGACGGCCGCCTGCCGGACCTCACGCGCCTCGACCCGGCGCCATTCGGACGGATACGACTGCATCCTTTTCCAGTTCCCGGAAAATTCGCAGCGGGCGAGCAGCGCGGCCCGGCCGCCGACCGTCTCGAGCGCCCGCCAGTAGGAGCGTTCCAGGCAGCCGATCGCGCGCTCCATCTCCGCCCGTTCGGGCTCCCTCCTCTTGATCCGCTCGATTTCGGTCATGACCGCCAGTTCGGCTCGATCGATATCCGCCCCGTCCGTCTCCGCCTCCAGGAGAAGCATTTCCCGCGCGTCCGCAACCAGCGCACGTGCGCCCAGGAGCAGCCCCTCCCGTTCCCCCCACCGCGCCTCGAGCGCCGAACTGCGGCCTCCCCCCAGCAGAGCCGCGAGAACCTCCGTGGCGGCGGAGTCTCCGCCTCCCGCCGCCCCCGTCCGGAAACCGAACAGGATCCCCGCCTGGGGCCCCTCCCTCCGCAGGGCGCGGTAGCGGAACCCCTCCGGCCGCCGTGCGGGACGACCGGACGCCCTGACCGGGGGTTTCGGGGACATGTCGTACAGCCGCACGATTTCGTTGAGGATGTCGCTCGAACGGACATCCCCCGCGACCACCAGGGTCATGGCGGCGGGGGTGTAGGCGGCGGCAAAAGCCGCCCGGATTCCTTCCGGATCCCCGGCCGTCGGTTCCCCGTCGCGCCCCGGCGCCGCCCGGCCCGACCCTTCCTCAAAAAGGGCCGCGCGCGCCGCCTCCCCCGGCTGCGCCCGCCGCGCCCGCGCCTCCGCGGCCAGAAGGCTGGATTCGCTCCTCACCACCTCGGGGTCGAAAGAGGGGTGCCCCATGGCGTCCGCCTGCAGGACCAGCGCCTGACGCCAACGATCGGCCGGGGCCACGATCTCCAGGAGGTTGTGCCCCGGATCGGTGCTCCGGGAGAAAACGCCTCCGAGGGCGTGGACGCGCTGCCGGAAGGTTCCCGCGCCGCCGGACTCCCCCCCGCGGCATACCAGCGCACCCATCAGTTCGGCAAGGGTATCGTCCGCGGCCAGGGGACCGACCCGCGACACGTACGCCCGGACCGCGACCAGCGGCGCCGTGCGGGTTTCGTGGACCAGGACCGTCATCCCGTTTTTCAACACCGCCCGCGCCCCCGGCGCCGCCTCCTCGTACGAAAGGGACTCGAGCAGAAACGGGGCGCGCGGCTCCGGCGCCGCACGCCGTCCGCTGCGCCTCGACTGCGGCAGGCCGAGCGAAACCAGCAGAAAGCCCGCGGCTGCGATGGCGGCGCCGTATCGGATTCTGTTCATGACCGGCCGGCCTCCAACGGCCATGAGGCGCGCTAGGGGAGCGTCAGGCGGTAGACGCCTTCCCAGCGCGTTCCCAGGTACACGCGCGAGGAGTGCTGCGGATCGGGCGCCAGGCAATAGACGGGCGACTCGAATTCGGGCGAAAATATGCGTTCCCAGCTCTCCCCCGAATCCCGCGAATACCAGACCCCCCCGGCGGTCTTGTCCGCGGCCAGGACGCGCCGCCCGGCGCCGTCCAGGAACGCTACGGACGAAATGCTCATGCCCAGCCGGCCGCCGTCGGCCCGGTTCCAGTAAAACCCGCCGTCGCGTGATTCGAAAAGGCCCGCCGAGGTTCCGGCGAACATATGCCCGGCGCCGTCAGGGGACAGGGCGAGGGTCTCGATCGTGACGCGCTCCGGCAACCCGTGCACCGAGATCAGCTTCCAGGTGGTCCCCCGGTCCTCGGAGCGGAGCAGCCCCAGGCTGGTTCCCGCGTAGACCGATCCCGGTTGTGCGGCCGGGGCGACGAGACTCCAGGCCTTCGGACTGAAACGGTAGCCGGGAGGCATGCGGAAGGCGAGCGTGTCCAGGGGCGCGCGGTAGATGCCCTGATCGGTCCCGGCGTAGACGACGGGGCTCGAGGGGTCGGCCGCCAGGCTGTAGACGGTGCGCCTGGCGATGGAGCCCTCGAGCTTGACCCATCCCCGCGCTCCCGCCGCCTGGTGATAGACCCCCTGGGGGGTGCCCACGAGTCTCCCCCTGTTTCCCGGCAGGATCATGAAGGACAGGATCCTCATTCCGGGCTCGATCTGGGAGTGGCTCCAGCGCGCTCCGTTTTCCTCGAAGCCGTACCACCCCCCCCGTCCCGAATGCACCCCCATGGCGAAGCGCCCGGCGCCGCCGGGCTCGGGCAGGATCCAGGAGATCTGCTTGTGGATGAATCCCCGGTTGGACTCTTTCCAGCTGGCGCCGCCGTCCTCGCTTCGAAGCACACCCCGGTATTCCGTTCCGATCAGGATTCTCTCGGGCCGGGCGGGATCGACCTGAACGGCGTTGACCGTGATCCCCTTGTCCGTGAGGGGACGCCACGTGCTCCCCTCGTTCTCGCTCACGTACAGCCCCTCGGTGGTCCCCGTGTAGACGCGCGACGGGTTGGACGGGTCGTTGTAGATCACCAGCGCCCTGATCGTATAGCGGTCGGGGCGGACCTTCAGCCGCGTCCACGACCCGGCCCGGTTGTCGGAGCGGTAGACCCCGCTGCAGGCGCTGGAGTAAACGACCGCCGGGTCCCGCCCGCTGACGGCGATGGAAAACACG is part of the Acidobacteriota bacterium genome and encodes:
- a CDS encoding insulinase family protein, producing MNRIRYGAAIAAAGFLLVSLGLPQSRRSGRRAAPEPRAPFLLESLSYEEAAPGARAVLKNGMTVLVHETRTAPLVAVRAYVSRVGPLAADDTLAELMGALVCRGGESGGAGTFRQRVHALGGVFSRSTDPGHNLLEIVAPADRWRQALVLQADAMGHPSFDPEVVRSESSLLAAEARARRAQPGEAARAALFEEGSGRAAPGRDGEPTAGDPEGIRAAFAAAYTPAAMTLVVAGDVRSSDILNEIVRLYDMSPKPPVRASGRPARRPEGFRYRALRREGPQAGILFGFRTGAAGGGDSAATEVLAALLGGGRSSALEARWGEREGLLLGARALVADAREMLLLEAETDGADIDRAELAVMTEIERIKRREPERAEMERAIGCLERSYWRALETVGGRAALLARCEFSGNWKRMQSYPSEWRRVEAREVRQAAVRYLGLDNGVLVECLPGSAGARSVTAAVVKKTLEGLLPAALEEAERKREKEVVYAPVLPEERGRFEPSEVQYPLRTASILRGPELYIQEDHSTPVIDLGLFYPGGRRAETAENAGITALMLEAMMPPAALRQVEILGGAVESVAGDDFFGVFLSVPSANFEAALEPLSRAIRDPEFVPEAVAWKKRVRSAELAGRKDSLDAGMRGMEGVLFRDSAYALTGGEEASALPALTAEDLELWHRETMRRRKPVVAAVGDTTGTALAARFVKDFSGSRMLGEERKGEFVEPLEKGSVLEAGGARPGRMLIVGYPAPPEEDEDLYALRVLEGYLGGMGRLAQQLRDRLGVAWHADFVLRPRLLGGSVAAVALTGDEGGEGALEAMRAELDAVGRRPPASHDFRAAQAAAAGMHRIRRQERHARILEMVRHFMAGKGLDEYREFERNLGGVTGEDFTAAAARILRPERAVVLKIGERAGAGGAAVPETRGEER